A segment of the Aromatoleum aromaticum EbN1 genome:
CTCGGCGACCTGCACGACGGTCTCGCGCGCCAGGCCGACCGGCTGGCGGAACATGCGCGCGCCGACCGCGACCTGCTGCAGCGCGGCCTTGCGGGCGCCTCGGGCCAGCTCGCCGCGAGCATCGAAGCAATGACGCGCAGCGTCGATCGTCGTCTCGAAACCCTGTCCGGCCACGTCAACGAGCGCCTCGACGAAGGTTTTCGCAAGACCAACGAGACGTTCACGAACGTCATGGCCAGGCTCGCGACGATCGACGAGGCGCAGAAAAAGATCGACGGCCTGACCACGAACGTCGTCAGCCTGCAGGAACTGCTCGGCGACAAGCGCGCGCGCGGGGCATTCGGCGAGGTGCAGCTCGAGGCCCTGGTGCGGAACATGCTGCCGCCCGATTCCTACGAATTCCAGCACACGCTGCCGAACAACACGCGTGTCGATTGCGCGCTGCGCCTGCCCGAGCCGACTGGCCTTGTCGGCGTCGATTCGAAGTTTCCGCTCGAAAACTACCACCGTATGGTCGGCCAAGGCGTTTCCGACATCGACCGCAAGCTCGCGCAGACGGCATTCCGCGCGGATATCAGGCGCCATGTGGACGCGATCGCGTCGAAATACATCATCTCCGACGTGACTTCCGACGGCGCGGTGATGTTCGTGCCCGCCGAGGCCGTGTTCGCGGAGATCCATGCCCATCATCCGGAGGTCGTGGCCTACGCGCAGGGGCGCCGGATATGGATCGTGTCGCCGACCACGCTGATGGCCGTGCTGAACACTGCGCGCGCGGTATTGAAGGACGTCGAGACGCGCAAGCAGGTGCACGTCATCAAGGATGCGCTCGGCAAGCTGGCGAAGGACTTTGCGCGCTTCGACGAACGCATGAATGCGCTCGTGCGTCACATCGAGCAGGCAAGCAAGGATGTTCAGGACGTGCAGGTCAGCTCACGCAAGATCACCGCGCATTTCCAGAAGATCGAGTCGGCGCAGCTCGACCAGGGTGCCAGCGACGAACTGGTTCCGGTGATGGTGGCGCCCGCGAGGCGGGCAGAAGGCGGTGCGGGCTGACGGGGAGATGGGTATGCGTGTCGCCGGTGTGGCTCAGCCGCCGATGTAGGACATCTCGATCTTGCGCAGTCCGGCGGTGTTCGCGGTGCGGATTTCCGAGTAGCGGTCTTCCCGGTTGTGCCACACGCCGGCGATCGTCTGGTCCAGCTCGGCATCGGAGACGCCCGCGCGCAGCATGTCGCGCAGATCGTGGCCGGTCTGCGCGAACAGGCAGGTATAGAGTTTTCCTTCGGTCGACAGCCGGATGCGCGAGCAGGTCGAGCAGAACGCCTGCGTCACCGACGAGATGACGCCGATCTCGCCGGCGCCGTCGCGATAGCGCCAGCGCTCGGCGACTTCGCCGGTGTAGTTGGGATCGACCTGTTCGAGCGGAAAGACCTGGTCGATGCGTTGGATGATTTCACGCGACGGCACGACCGAATCCAGCTTCCAGCCGTTCGAGCTGCCGACGTCCATGAACTCGATGAAGCGCAGGATGTGGCCGCTGCCGCGGAAATGACGTGCCATGTCGAGGATGCCCTGATCATTGACGCCACGCTTGACGACCATGTTCACCTTGATCGGTCCGAGCCCTGCGTCCTTTGCCGCGGCGATGCCTTCGAGCACCGCCGCGACCGGGAAATCGGCATCGTTCATGAGCCGGAAAGTCGGGTCGTCGATCGCGTCGAGGCTGATCGTCACGCGATCGAGGCCTGCGTCCTTCAAGGTACGCGCCATTTTCGGCAGCAGCACGCCGTTGGTCGTGAGCGTCAGTTCGACGTCGGGAATCTGCGCCAGCATTTCGATGAGGTTCTCGACATGCTTGCGCAGCAGCGGCTCGCCGCCGGTGATGCGGATCTTGCGCACGCCGCGTGTTGCAAAGCGGCGGGCGATCCGGGTGATTTCCTCGAACGACAGCAATTCCTTGCGCGGCAGGAACGGGTAGTCCGCCCCGAACACCGAGCGCGGCATGCAGTAGATGCAGCGGAAATTGCAGCGGTCGGTGACGGAAATCCTGAGATCCTGCACTGCCCGGTCCCGGCGATCCTTCAGTGGGCCGTCCGTGGGATAGGCGGTGCCGGCGACGGCTTGCAAGGCGGTCGAAGGATCGGGCTGGATCGGGATGATTTTCATGTAAGGCGGTTCGCTGAGAGCTTTTGGCGATTATTGGACGCCGGGCCTGCGGATTCCTTGTCCTGGAGCAAGCAGCCAGGATGGCAGCCAATGGCTTTGTTCATTATCGGCAGCATCGACAGGGCGCGCAAGGCGCGCGATCCGCTGCCTGAATCCATCGTGTTCCTTCGGCCTGCGCACTGTGTCACGACAGCTTGCTGGTCTCGGTGGTTCGGAATCGGCTTGTCGGATATAAAAACGAATTCTGGATTTCAACGGCTGTACGAGGCCGGATGGAGTGGTTCCGATGAGGGGAAGAGTCACCGAGACGCCTACCGAAGTGCTTTACGAGCGGTTTCCGCATCTGCGAAAAATCGACCTGGTATGGGGAAGCCCGGAGTGTCGGAAGTTCCTTTTCATGCTGATGACCGACACGCGCGGCGGTACCCGACAGGGGTTTCCGCGCGAACACGGCGCAACGATCATGTCGCTGCTTCTCGAGCACGACCGGCGTTTTCCACAGTTCGAAAACGAGATCAGCCCCAACAATCACCGCTGGGGGAACGACGTGCGGCGCAGGGATTATGGTTGATCGGCGGCTTGCCGTTCGGGCGGATTGAAGGGGATCATGACGGGAGCTTCGGGCAGGTGGGCCCGAAGCTCCCGTTTCATTTCGGCATCTGGAGAACGACGATATGGCCGATTTCGAGCCGCTGCCTGCGGACCGGCTGCGCGTGGTCTGTGCCCCGGACGTATTCGAATTCGATTCGACAGCCGGTCTCCCCGATCTGCCGGGAGGGCTGGGGCAGGCACGGGCCGAGGACGCGCTGCGTTTCGGTCTTGCGATGCGCCAGCCCGGGTACCATGTTTTCGTTCTCGGTGAATCCGGCACGGGTCGCCATGTCGCGGTGCAGCGGGTGTTGCGCGAATTCGCGGACCAGGGCGAAGTACCCCGGGACCTGTGCTATCTGCACAACTTCGACGATCCGCTGCGCCCGCGGCTGCTGAACCTGCCGGCGGGGCGAGGTGCGATGCTGCGTGCCGACATGCAGGCGTTCATCCGCGAATTGCGGCCGGCGATCGACGCCGCCCTCGACAGCGACACTTACAGCAGCCGCAGCGAATCCTTGCAGGAAGCGCACAAGTCGCGCGAGGAAGCTGCGCTGCGTGAGCTCGGGCAGGCGTGCGCGGCGGAAGGAATTTCCCTGCTCCGAACGCCCGAAGGCTTCGTCTTTGCACCCATTCGCGACGGGGAAACGATGTCGCCGGAGGGGTTCGAGGCCTTGCAGCAGCCCGAGCGGGATGCGATCGAGGCGAAGGTCGGCGCCTGGAGCGAGCGGCTCACCGATCTGCTCGAG
Coding sequences within it:
- the rmuC gene encoding DNA recombination protein RmuC; protein product: MPEYMLAGLVAGLIVIVVWLAWRMRRLEQDLPDVLVGEVGAALAGQHRAMLGDLHDGLARQADRLAEHARADRDLLQRGLAGASGQLAASIEAMTRSVDRRLETLSGHVNERLDEGFRKTNETFTNVMARLATIDEAQKKIDGLTTNVVSLQELLGDKRARGAFGEVQLEALVRNMLPPDSYEFQHTLPNNTRVDCALRLPEPTGLVGVDSKFPLENYHRMVGQGVSDIDRKLAQTAFRADIRRHVDAIASKYIISDVTSDGAVMFVPAEAVFAEIHAHHPEVVAYAQGRRIWIVSPTTLMAVLNTARAVLKDVETRKQVHVIKDALGKLAKDFARFDERMNALVRHIEQASKDVQDVQVSSRKITAHFQKIESAQLDQGASDELVPVMVAPARRAEGGAG
- the moaA gene encoding GTP 3',8-cyclase MoaA, whose product is MKIIPIQPDPSTALQAVAGTAYPTDGPLKDRRDRAVQDLRISVTDRCNFRCIYCMPRSVFGADYPFLPRKELLSFEEITRIARRFATRGVRKIRITGGEPLLRKHVENLIEMLAQIPDVELTLTTNGVLLPKMARTLKDAGLDRVTISLDAIDDPTFRLMNDADFPVAAVLEGIAAAKDAGLGPIKVNMVVKRGVNDQGILDMARHFRGSGHILRFIEFMDVGSSNGWKLDSVVPSREIIQRIDQVFPLEQVDPNYTGEVAERWRYRDGAGEIGVISSVTQAFCSTCSRIRLSTEGKLYTCLFAQTGHDLRDMLRAGVSDAELDQTIAGVWHNREDRYSEIRTANTAGLRKIEMSYIGG